The Acipenser ruthenus chromosome 11, fAciRut3.2 maternal haplotype, whole genome shotgun sequence region TATTTTGAAGACGACAattaaaataactgctttattcaTTTAAAGAATACAGTACAGGAAGTGTGCTTAAAAATCAAACATACACCAATTCAGTGATGCTGGCAAAAATGGAGGGTTGTTTCTGAAGACAACTATACAAGACAATTgggtttacatttaaaaacacaacctAAAACTAAAATCCTTTATgacaaagtaataaaaaaaaataaaaaataaaaggtatactAAGCTATTACAGTTCATAGTGGTTTGAATAAATTGTTATGCCGGTGTCAAAACTTGCAGTGAAGTTATGAAGGtcttattgtttaattaaaccacaTAACTAACTTATCTTCTTAGGCTCCTAACAAAGCTAAAAATGACCCATTTACAATCAGTTTGTGGCTGTACCAGATATGAGCTGAAAAAACCTTATGAAGCCTGGCTGCAGTGGAGGGTACAGACAAGTCTGCTGCAGGTTGAACAACCATTTAGTTTCAAGagctataaaatgtatttaaaatttcACTCGTCATCTTGGAGTAGCAGTCCTCTCATTCctgttgcaaaagtttttttgggccccccccccaacccaccaTGTCAGAGAAACCACTGAACAACCTATTCCAGGCAAGCCAAATCGATACACATTACAAAAGAGAGAGATTGTATTTTACAAGTCCAACTGAGCACTGCCAGACGGTCCTATTTCTTGGCTTGTTTTGTGACCATGTTTCTTGGCGGTGTGACAGGCCGACTTGCATTGGACTTTTTCTTCTCTGCCGGTTTTAAAatctgtgaaaaaacaaaacaaaacctcttAATCCATAGCATTCAACTCTTACTAGTTTATTTAAATTTACAGAAACAGACCAAGTTAAGGGCATACAACATAGGATGATAGTATATAAATCAGGAGTTAGACGTGATTAaagtttaagatttatttaaaaatattaaaaatcatTTAATAGCTCACCTGAAAAGAACACATGAGGGTTTCATCAACACTCATCATGGCCCCAGCGTTGTCAAATTCTCCACAGTAGTTGGGTGCAGAAAATAAAGTCACCAACTGTCTTTTTGCAAAGAACTCATAGCCATCTTCCACAACCTTAAAAGGTAAGAGAAAGGAAGTCAATTAAACTCCAAACACCATATTGCTAGTGCAACCTAGGAAAAACCCGACTCAATGCAACACACCAGCTAACTGGTCCTATATCAACTTTGTACAATGTTCTCTTCTGCACAAGACACTGGACATTTTGTTTTACTGCTTGTCTTTTTGTAAAGTTACTTTGTTCTGAAAGTCCAAAAAATCCAATGGTAGAGCTAAAGTTTGTCCacagtatttaaatacattaaaatcctGCATTTGTCACCAATATGCAATACGTAATTTATTAACTGCAATTTGATGTAGTCTGCAGGAAAcatgcaaaactaaaaaaaaggatAGATCCTAAAATCAACGTATGTATAGATACAGtaataagtttaaaaaacaaataaaaaaaagcacaccTGATGGGCTCGACATATTAGGTCCAAGTCGTGTTTATGTAGGAATTTGGCAACTACTTCAGCGCCAAATGTGAAGGAGACCCCTCTGTCATTCTCCCCCCAGCCCAGCACATCCTTGTCTGGATCAGACCAGAGCAGATCACACAGCAGACCCTGGTCCGGTACGTCAGTGGGGCGCATGATCCGCCTGATCTGCTCCATTGACTGAAGATCAGGAGACAGACCTAGAGACAAAACGCTGCAATGTTAAATTCTAACAACTTGCACTCAGAAGGGTACTTGAATACATCAAGTTTGAAAGTGTCTGGTACTGCAATGTACAGGCTTCTGGCAAGGTAATATTTATCAACTTATTAACATGAAGTTTGCATCTCAAGTGCACTGAAGGATGAGTTGTTTAAAAGATGGTGCTAGAATTTACAAAGTGAAGAGAGTTTGAAATATGTTTGCGGAAATAAAAGAACAGACGGGAACTAAAAGTCTGACAGAAATAATGATAAATATGGCTCATTTACAACCACCTCTCATCTGAAGGCAGAATTATAATCCTTTAGAAATACCTACCCCCATGACAACAGAAGATCTTTTCATCCACAATAGCTGCTATTGGTAGGCAGTTAAAGCAGTCTGTAAAGGTTTTCCATAACTTGATGTTGTATCGCCTTTTACCTGCAGGATAGAAATAGgctattaatgcattttaaaacgcAGCACCATCTTTTCATGCCCCCTTTACTTCAGGTGTGAAAATGCAAGAACATAACCTCATTcctttaaaataatgatttgtaatGAGCATCTAAACAGAACCCTgacaagtttattaattaaaaattaagaaaagcaagataagaaacaaaacacatgcaTCTATGAATGACATTTAGGAACAAAACAAATACCTATGCAAATATGCATTTTCTGTTCTTAAATTAAAACTGCCAATAGCAATGAAGAGTTAATTAACCTGGTAAATGTTATTTACAGAAAGTCCGTCTTTATGGCATCATGTGTTTAACTTTAAGGTTTCTTCAAAACAATGCATCTCTATGTAAAACCCTCATTGGCACGTCTGGCAATTTGAAACAACCCTGCAAGTGATCTACCAGCTTTGATGAAATGCTTTTAAGCCTAGATCAATTGAGCGTTATTCTAGTCACACTATTCCAAGCAAAAAGTTcaatattttcacaaaaaaaaaatgtgattgggGTGGGGTTATTACTCAACACTTGTGTAACACTGGTATGAGTGAGTTTAAAAGGTCAGCAGAGTTAAACTACAGGAGCAAAACACAAACTGATCCCAATTTGGGACTTGTCTTTACTTCAGTCTGAAGCGTATCCATTATTGTGAAGGTTTAATAAAAAAGTACTATTCTAAAACAAAAAGTGAATCTTACATTCATCATAAAAGCCATATATTCTGTTGATGCTGGCACACTCATGGTTTCCTCGCAACAGGAAAAAGTTCTCTGGATATTTGATCTTGTATGCTAGGAGTAGGCAGATTGTCTCCAAAGACTGCTTCCCTCGGTCCACATAGTCACCCAGAAACAGGTAGTTGCTCTCAGGTGGGAAGCCCCCGTATTCAAACAATCGAAGCAAGTCATAGTACTGCCCGTGGATATCGCCTGATggacagaaaaaataaatcagagcCAGCTGCACCAGTAAAGCAGTGACCTACATAATGACGTGCCTATGCTTTATTTATAAAAGCAGACTTGTCTGCAACATGGCAATACAATCAATCACCGCAAGGCTGAAAAGCTAATACTTTCACTTTTACCTTCGTTTGCATTCATAATAATCTCAACATGCAGGACTTGAATTTCAGCGTGTGATCGCGGGAATcatgcattttccaagttgctcctgcatatctgcaactttcagtacgggaaaatcctgcagagatattttgaGACGCTACAGTATTCTACCCGCTCCCCCTATTTTtaacccaatttagaatgcctaatTTAAAACACATGCACTATTCTAAGTAGTGCTGGATATATCAAATGACGCAAGACTTTAATCTCTCACATTGCGATATGTGATTCTCAGCAGCCATCTTTAAGCATTGTTTGTTTTCACAGAAGCCATCAAGACTCATTCTACTGCAAATGTATTTAAGCCCCTCGTTATTTTGCAAGCAGTGACTTTAGGAATTGCTTttctttataactttaaaaacacGGCACAAAACGGAATGGACcgttggttaaaaagaaaagcaccctGCCTCTGAGGCAGTGGAGTACTCGGCTGAAGGCAAAAAAAGGGTTGCCAAAGCCActgttaaatgaaaaatgtgatcaCAAAGCGATGCCAGTGAAGTGAAAGGCAAAACAGATGGATTTCAGGCAAACTGGTTGAAGATTTACCCATGTTGGAGTTTAATAATgatagtggtcaaatgagttgt contains the following coding sequences:
- the LOC131739408 gene encoding serine/threonine-protein phosphatase PP1-gamma catalytic subunit A, with translation MADIDKLNIDSIIQRLLEVRGSKPGKNVQLQENEIRGLCLKSREIFLSQPILLELEAPLKVCGDIHGQYYDLLRLFEYGGFPPESNYLFLGDYVDRGKQSLETICLLLAYKIKYPENFFLLRGNHECASINRIYGFYDECKRRYNIKLWKTFTDCFNCLPIAAIVDEKIFCCHGGLSPDLQSMEQIRRIMRPTDVPDQGLLCDLLWSDPDKDVLGWGENDRGVSFTFGAEVVAKFLHKHDLDLICRAHQVVEDGYEFFAKRQLVTLFSAPNYCGEFDNAGAMMSVDETLMCSFQILKPAEKKKSNASRPVTPPRNMVTKQAKK